AGGTTTCGGTTCACTTGGTTTAATGACTTCTGTATTGGTTACACCTGATGGTAAAACAATGGAAGCAGAAGCAGCACACGGAACAGTAACACGTCACTACCGTGAGCATCAGAAAGGTCGTCCAACTTCTACAAATCCAATCGCATCGATATTTGCATGGACACGTGGTTTGGCTTTCCGTGGTAAATTAGATGGCAACCAACCGTTGATCGATTTTGCAAATGCACTGGAAGCAGTTTGTATTGAAACAGTTGAAAGCGGTAAGATGACAAAAGATCTGGCTGTATGTGTGCATGGCAACAAAGTAAATCATGGCGATCATTATTTGTATACAGAAGAATTCCTGGATGCAATTGATGCAAACCTGAAAGCAAAACTTGGATAATTTGAAAGATGAAGTTTAAAATAGAAATCCCTCAGCAATTGTTGAGGGATTTTTTTATGCCCGTCATCAACCAATTCGCCAACCACCATCATTGATGAGAGCGGCATCGCTTTCTATTTTGGATTCTAAAAATCAACGATGCTCCGCAAAAAGATCTTTCAGCAATATGAACGTAAAACCACCCGTGGTACAGAACTGTACCGCATTGAAGCTCTAAGCGATGCCGTGTTTGCATTTTCTGTTTCCTTGCTTATTATGTCACTTGAAGTGCCAAAAACATTTGAAGAACTAGAATTTTCAATTCATCATTTTCTTCCTTTTGCAGCTACAGTAAGTCTTGTTTTCTTTTTCTGGTATTTGCAGAATGAATACTTCCGGAATTACGGGTTGAATGATGGCTTTGTAATTTTCTTAAACCTGTCGCTGCTTGTGTTGATCCTGTTCTATGCTTTCCCGTTAAAGTTTTTATTCTCAGTTTTGTTGTCGTGGTTAACCGGTTTTGATTATTTCCATGAAGTAACAGTGCTGGGCAAAACAGTATTAACGCAGGAAGAGTTTCCGCAGCTCATCCTTTTCTTCAGCATTGGTTATGCTGTTATCTGGTTCATCTTTTATTTATTATACAGGCATGCCTATAAGAATAGAACCAAGTTGACTTTCAGTATGTATGAAACACACTATGTGCGTTCACAAAAGCAGGACGCAATGGTGCAGATGGGAATCGGATTGTTAAGCATCCTGTTTGCATGGATGGATCTTCCTGTGTGGAGTGGTCTCTGTTTCTTACTCATTCCGCTTTGGCTGATACTTCATCGCTATTTGTTTAAACGCACAGTGAAAAAGATAGCTTGGCTTAAATAATCTTCTACAGAACTTTAATGTTGTATTGATGCAATTACTTCCTTCAAAAACTTATTTTCATCAATCACATGTAAACCCAGCCGTACAACTACCAGTTTCTTTGATGGAATGATGTAGATATCCTGTCCGCCGTAACCATCAGCAAAAAACATATCAGCAGGAACATCAGGATACCAACGTTTACCTACATCTTCTTTGCTAAAACCATTTAGCCAGAACTGAAAGCCATAATGTTTTTGTTTATCAGCTGCAGACGGTTGTATTGATTGCGGCACCCAATCTGCAGGTAATAACTGTTCTCCATTCCACACGCCGTTGTTATAATACAATAAACCAAATCTGGCAAAGTCTCGTGCTGTTGCATAGCTGTAAGAAGAGCCAACATAAGTACCCGATGCATCAGGCTCCAAAACTATTGAATACATATTCAGCTTATGAAAAAGTGAACGGTAAGGAAAATCAGCATATGCTTCTTCACCAACGGCATGACGAACAATTCGGCTAAGAATATTTGTGTTGCCGCTTGAATAGTTAAATACAGTACCCGGTTCGTGCTTTAATGGAAGCTTTGCGGTAAAAGCAGCCATATCGCCCTTCCTGAATAGCATATTAGTTACTTCGCTTGGTTTTGTATAATCTTCTTCAAATGCAAGACCTGTAGTTTGCTGTAACAACTGTCGTAACGTAATTTTTTCTTTTGCTGTATTTTTCCATTCGGGCACAGGGGCAGGTGCATCAATCTTCAGGTTTCCTTCCTTTACTAAAAGACCGATCATAGCCGACGTTAAACTTTTTGCAACCGACCAACCTGTCATCACTGTGTTTTTATCAAAGCCCGGCGCATACTGTTCTGCAACAAGTTGACCATTGTATAAAACAACAACAGCTCTTGTTTGCGAGGACTTACCGTTAAAGTTTGATTGCATCACATTTGCAACAGCCTGCTTCAATAACTGCTGATCTATTTCAGTTGGTATTGTATCTGCAAGTTTATCTCCATTTGGCCAGGCGATACTGTCAGGGTTCATACGTTTGATCATAGCTCGGTTGAACACCTGCTTTCTGATTTCTTCTTCGCTCAGTTCATTGATGAGTGTGCATCCGATGCCATCTCTGTAGATTGCTTTCTTTTTTGCAAAACCCCAAACGGAAACTGTTACTGATCGATCGCTGTCGTTAACTGAGTAATTGCATATTGAAAATGGGAACTCTGCCAGGTCTTCTGTTACAACATCAGCAGCGTTGCGGTTTTGTAAATAAACACCGGATGCAAGATTCTTGGCGAAATAGCCGGTGATGACAGGGAATGCTTTGGTTGCATACCAAACTCCCGCAACAAGTAGCAACATTATCAAAGCAAAAAACGATCGTAGAAAAAACTTGCGTGTACGCATAGTTGATGGTTTAGAAATCACTGATGCAGTATTCAGTGTTGTTATTAAAGTTAGGAAAGTATAGATGATTACTGTTTGGATAAACTGCGGGTCGATTTCAAAGCGATTGCCTGCCCACAAAACTTCCGTTGCCGCTTAAAAAGTTGATGGCCTTTGTAATGTTCCGCTCAACACTTTCTACTGTTTTTAAATTACTGATGTAGCGGATAATCTCCTGTTGACGGGATGAAGGAAGCTTTTTAAAATTTTCTTTTGCTGTTTTATTCTTCGCCAAAGCTTTTTCAAGTTCAGGATGCATCTTCAGTTTTCTGTCTTCAGGATCAAATTCAATGCTGATGGTAATAGTTTCCCCGATTCGTTTAGGCGAATCTTTCAGCATGATGGTGTTGATGTACAATCGCCAATGCCCGGCATATTTTACCAATGTTTGCCGGTAAGGATTTTTATTGATCACACCTCTTATCGGTATGGGCCCTTTCTCTTTGCCGGACGCTTGTAAAACTGTTGCAAGTATTTTTTCCGGAACAAATACAAAAGGGTTTATGCCGATGATCTCAATTGATGCTTTAAATCTTGCCATTTATCCATTCGGGAATTTTACAAAGAAATAATCGTCCTGAAAGTTAAGTATAAGTTTGGTGTAAAATTGTAGGCAGGGTTCTCTGCGATCGACAGAATATACTACTGTGAGCCCCACATAGACAGGGCTGAGTCATTGGCGTTTTGTAATTACGGTACGCTTGTGAGACAAAATACAAATATGAATGATGTTAGGATTATACTCTCTTCCTCATTTAAGTCTCTGCGAATATAGGCAGTATTGTTTGCCATATACCCGTCAATTGCTGCAATAATTGTATCGCCTTTTTTCAATACCCAGCTGAACATTCCGTGAGGAAATGACTTTTTAATTTTTCCCTTCCGGTTTTTATAAGTGGTAATTGGTTTTATTGTTATAGTATCATTATTCAAAATAAGCCAACCCTTATTTATCAAATCCAATTTGTTTTTATTGATCAAAAGAAATTGCGATGTCTTGCCTCTGTAATTTATTGTTCCCCACGCTTTGTTAAGCTCATTTGCATAGTAGGGTTCTTCCTGCGGGGAACGTTCCCCGGGCTTTGAGAATAAATTGATTATTCCAAAAAGTAACGATTTTCCATGCCGCACAACATTTATATCATGGTTATAAATAACGATGCAAGAATCAACATCATTATCAATTTTCAACCTGGTTTCATAGGTTGTTTTTTCAGTACTCTTCGAAGGCAGAATGACGCCCAGCCTGTTTTGTTTCTCGGATGTTGCGATGGCCGTATTATACAAAACAGTTAACCGACTGTCAAATAAAAATGAAATGGCAGAATCCCAACTTCTTACTTTAATGATATCTGAGCGAAATGTACGCATCATATCTTCTCCCAGAAATATTGTTCTGTCGTGTTGAGCTGCTGTTGTTAGTATTAACTGCAGAAAGAGTATTAAAAATGAGAAGTGTTTCATAATGATTTTTTCGAACATGAACCTACGCATATTCTTATTGGAGAACAATAGCAATAATTACTGATGGCTTGAAATGTTTTGCAAATATTACCGGGCCTGATTTTTTTATAACAAGCTTTTTTTATTTAACCTGAACTCCTGCTTTTGCTTTTGCAGGAATCAATTATCGAATACAAAAATTCAGAGAATGATCTGTCTTGGTTTTTGGGAGCATCCTTCTTAACGGCATTACGAAACGAATTCTATCTGATAGTTGGTATCTGAAAACAGCATTCGTGGCAATTCTGAAATTTCCCATTGTTCATGTGCCCAATAAGGGCGTAGGTTTACAATGGATAGATTTAAAGTTTCTCTAACGTATATGGGTACTGTATTTGTGGCTTTTTATAAAACTTTATCTATGCAATCAAAACTCTACCCATTTCCTTTTATCGCTCTTCTCTTTCTTTCACTCAGCTCCTGTAAAAAATGGTTACCCGAAAACCGCATTGAAGGTTCGTGGCGTTTAACCGAAGTAGAAAAGCGCCGGGCTTTTAGTAATGAACGCATCAACTCGGGCTACGGATCCGGCTTGTTCCGGTTTAATGAGAACGGCACAGCTTCTTATACCAATGCAACTGATACCATGCAAGGCAACTGGCAGATGCGTACACAAAACGGCCCCGGTTATTATGATAATGATGGAAATTGGCAAACAGACAGCAGGCAGGTGCTGATTCTAAAACTATACGACTTTAATAATAACCGTGTGATCGATTGGTATTTCGATCATTTTGATTTCCGTTCTTCCGGTCGGAGGTTATATGCGTTTATTGAAAGCCCGAGTTATAACTACCGGTATTGTTTTAGTAAACAGTGATCGTAAAATATTTATGAGCTAGGGGCACAAGCGAGACGCTTTCGCCATTGGGGGGTATTCAAATCATTTGATAAGTCCGCTACCTCTCATGGCATCAAGATATTCTGACCAATCCGGTTCATGAATTCGTTTAATAGTTATTGGTAATTTGTCAAAGCCAGAAAGTGCTAAATTCAACCTTTTGTTGAAGTCCTGAAATGACCTTGTATACCAATGCCAGATTCTTTTACCATTTCCTGTATAAACAAATGATAATATAGAATGTAAGTCACCCTCAAGTTTATTCACTAATGAATCTTCAAATAGGGCCATTAATTTTGATTCGTTGTCATCAGGATAAAATAAACCATTTAATGAACTATAAGGCCAAATAATTTCTACTCTATCATTATAAAGTGAAGATTTAATGAAGTTGGTTAGACTGTCCCTGCCCCGAAGAAAGAAATAATTATCTTTTGATTCGCTTTCCGCATTAAACCATGAATCAGTTAATTTCAATTTCATGTTATCTTTTCCTTGTTTACCCTTTGCAGGAGTCATCTTGTTTTTTGAACTCGAGGTCTGACATGAAAGAATTAGCCCAATGAAAACTGAAAAATAAACCCGTAGCAAATATTTCATGTACTAGTTAAAAAGGATGATTAAGAATGGCTGCTAATATATATATCGGAGATGCGATTCTAAAAAATAGTGATAAGTGAAAATTAGTATTTGTTTGTTCAAATTTGGGTATTGTTGTCAGTATAATCCAATCTGGAAAAGATTCACCTCACCACCTCAAACCCTTCAAACTTCATCAATTCTTTATCTTCAACGGTAACAGAAGTAACCTTGCTCTTGGGTGAGCCCATCCAGCACCATTCAATAAAATCAGCTAACTGATCTTCGGTGCCTGTGGCAACAACAGCCACATCACCATCTGGGGTATTGCGTACAGTGCCGGTAAGTAATAGTTGTTGGGCTTTCTCAAGTGTATAGCTGCGAAACCACACACCCTGCACTTTACCTCTAACGGTTATGGCTACAGTTTTTTGCATCAGGTAATATCGGCAACGGTTTTACTCTCGAGGATTTTAAGATTGGCATCACGCACTTTTATCATCATGTCGTGCAGGCCGCAATGTTTTTCATCGCAGTTTTTGCAACGTTCATAAAAGTGAAGACTTACGCAGGAGAGGGGAGCAATAGGCCCATCGAGTAAACGGATGACCCTTGCAAGTGGTATTTGCGAAGGTTTCAGTTTGAAATAATAACCACCACCTTTTCCTTTCTTGCTCTCAAGAATACCATCTTTGCGCATCAGCAATAAGATATTCTCCAAAAATTTCAGCGGGATTTTTTTCTTTTTGGCAATATCGGCTATGAGAAGCGGCTCGTTATTTTTTTGCTGGGCCATATAGCTCAGCGCCTGGAATGCGTACTGTGTTTTTTTTGAAAGCATCTTTGTGTGTTTCGTTTAAACTAAGTGGCAGTGGGTATTTGCTCTGCAAACAAAGGTGCTACATTTATCGCAAAAAAAAGATACTATGCGCACAACCTTATTTTCTCTCTTTTTACTGGCTCAATTTGTTATAGCAGAAAAGGCTACTGCACAAAAACTAAACACGTTTGTAGGCGGCAATCTTATACTTGGGTTTCCAACCGGCGATTTTAAGGATGGCTATAAACGAGCAACAGGCATTGATGTATCACTTGGTTTTGGCGGGAAGCATTTATATGGATTGGGCACCATTGGTTATTTTTCTTATAAAGAACAGTCGGGCAATCCTTACGGAAAAATAACAGTAGTGCCGATAAAAGCAGGTTTACGTGTATACCCAAAAAATAGTTTGTTTTTAAGTGGAAATGCAGGCGTTGGTTTTTTGAAGGATGAAGCAATGAGCAAGAGGGAATCGAGATTTATGTTTGATGCGGGTATTGGTCTGCATTTGCTCGTTGGACAAATAAGTTTGAATTACGATGGCTGGAAACGACAGAATACAGATGGCTTTTCAGGAACAATACAGTTAAAACTTGGTCTTGCGTTAAAATGATCTCAGCATAAAATGCAGCACCGGCTTGTTAAAATATATACAAGAACAGCCGCTTTTTATTTTTGGTACAATATTGGAAAATGAACTGTAAACAGATGTTATGAAGAGCAAATTTTTATCCATTATTGTAGCAATTATTGGTTTAACAAGTGCTTCCTACGCACAAAAAGGCAATACCATTTTTGGTGGTAACGTTATTGTTGGCGCACCACTTGGCGATTTACGGAACGATTACAGAAGCGTATTTGGCATTGAAGGTTTTGGTGGTTTTGGGTTAGGGCAGAGTGCATATATTACCGGAACCATCGGGTTTCAATCGTATGCACCGGAAACTTATAATCCTTATGGCAAGATCAGCATGATACCGTTAAAAGCTGGAATCCGTTATTACCCAGTAAAGAATTTATTCCTTACGGGCAATGCGGGTGTTGGATTAATAAAAGATGAAACCATTGATGCAAGGGAAAGCCGCTTTGCCTATGATATTGGCGCCGGTTTAAACTTTAATATTTTTAATGCCAGTGTACATTACGATGGCTGGCAAAAGAAAAATACTGATGGCGGATCGCACTCGGTATTGCTGAAATTGGGTATTGCAATTCGTTAAACGAGTTTGTGCTCGTAAGCATATTTAATTAACCCGATCACTGAATTGGTTTTCGTTTTGCGGAAGATGTTTTTCCTGTGTGTTTCAACAGTACGTTCGCTCAGGAATAATTCTTCCGCAATTTTTTTATTGCTGTATTCCTGTTCAATAAGCCGCACAATTTCTACTTCACGGTTGGTGAGTTTGTTCTCATCGCTCACTTGTTTTCGTTCGCTTGCTTTCAGCATTTCCTGCAGCACTTCATCACTGAAATAAATACCACCTTCGGCAATTTTATTGAGTGCGTTAATAAATTCTGTTTGACCGATGTTCTTCAACAGGTAACCGCTGATATCACTTTCTTCGATCATCTGGTTTACCAAACTGCCTTCGCCATTCATTGATAATGCAATGATTTTAATAGAAGGGAATTCCTTTTTCACCTGCTTTGCCAGTTCAACTCCAGTTAACACAGGCATCATTACATCCGTAAGTAAAATATCAATTTCTTGTTTTTTTAATAAAGGCAGAATAGTTTCCGGGTGGTTCGATTCAATTACGATCTCAAACTGATTGTATCCTTTTAACAAGGAATGTAAACCGTCAATAACGATCTGGTGATCATCAACAATCGCAATTTTATAATGATGCAAGGACATAATGTGGAGAGGTTAAATCGAAGATATTGAAAATTAGAGTTCAACAATTCTGGTTTGCGTTAGCGGAAGATGAATAGCAACTAACGTTCCTTTGCCTGCCGCAGTGTCAAAGTCAATAGTGCCATTGAGATAGTCGATCCTTGCTTTCATGTTCTTTAAACCAATGCCGCCTTCGTCGCCAATTTGTTGTACATCGAAACCTTTACCATTATCTTCAATGGTGGCGCTGATGCCATCCTTATCTTTAATAAGTGCAATATCTAACTGCGATGCACCTGAATGTTTAATCACATTGTTCACACACTCCTGCAATACACGGAACAAAACGATCTCTACATCTTCATTCAACCGTTCCTGCAAACCTTCTACATGCAGGTTCACTTTGATTATTTTCTGATCGATCTTATCAAGAAACTCAGCAACAGCTTTGCCCAATCCTGATTTCAATAACATATTCGGCATCATCTGGTGGCTAACCGTTCTTACTTCTTTACAGCTTTCATCAACCAAACCAATGATGCGTTCAAACGAAAGTTTCTGATCAACGCTTGTGAACTGGAGTTCATTCTCAAATGCGGAGAGATTCATTTTAGCTGCACTCATCATTTGTCCAACACCATCGTGCAGGTCTTTGGCAATGCGTTGCCGCTCTTTTTCTTCAGCTTTTAATACCGCAGATGCAGCCAGTTGTTGCTGCTCAAGGACAGCTTGTTTCATGGTTGCTTCCTGTTTTAATTTATAACGACGGTAGTAAGAAACAGCAAGAAGCGAAAGCAATACAATTGACAAAGCAATTCCAATGATCCAGTAATTTTTCTTTTCAATGATGTATTGCTGCCGTTGAATTTCTTTTTCTTTTTCAAGTGTTTCATATTTAGTTTCAAGCTCAGCAAATTTTTGTGAAAGGTTGTCTGTAAACAATGAATCTTTTGTTGATGCATAGAATTTGAACATCGCTAAAGCTTCGTCGTTCTTATTCAATGATTCGTATGAATGTGAAAGTGCAAGGTAGGTTTGGTTTACTTCGGGTAAACAGTTTACTGCGTCTTTACCAATATTCAACGCTGCCTGCAATATGGCAATAGATGAATCGTATTGTTTCTGGTCGTGAAAAACCAAGCCAAGATTATTCATGCAACTAACCTGTCCCTTGGTGTCGCCCAGGTCTTTTCTTAATTGTAGTGATTCATTGATGGCGGCTAAAGCCTCCTTGTAATTTTGCTTTTTGATGTAAAGTGCGCCAATGTTGTTTAATGCGTTGGCGAGATATTCTTTATCCTGAATTGATCGGCTGATCGTGATTGCCTTGTTGTAGTAAGTGGTTGCTTTATTATCATCGCCTTTTATTTTATAAACGTTCGCAATATTTACAAATGACCCTGCTAATCCATAATTATCTTTTAGTTTTTCTTTTATTTCGATGGATTGAAGCTGGTATTTGATGGCATCGTCATAACGTCCAAGATTCTGGTTAAGGATACCGATATTATTGAGCGAATATGAAATGCCGATATCGTTCTTGTGTTTTGTAAAGAGTGATAAGGCCTGTAACTGGTTTTCCAATGCTTTATCAAATGCTCCTTTCTTCTGGTAAACGATCCCGATCTTATTATACACTTTTGCAATACCCAGGCCATCATTCAACTGTTCTCTTATTTTTCCTGAAAGCTGATAGAAGGCAATAGCACTATCATATTTTTCCTGGTCGAATAACAAAATACCAAGATCGTTGTATGCCTGCGCCATTCCTTTTGGATAATTTACTTTTCGGGCCTGTTCAATTGCCTTAAAACCATATTGCATTGCTTTATCCCGGTTTACCAAACGGTATTCCCATGTAAGGTCATTGTAAATTTTCACCAGCTGGCTGTCTTTACTGTTAACGACAAGTTTTTCTAAACTGTCAATCACTGATTTGTTTTTTTGCGCTTTCAGTGACATACTAAAAGCCAATAGCAAACCTGCAAAAAGTATT
The DNA window shown above is from Lacibacter sp. H375 and carries:
- a CDS encoding TMEM175 family protein; its protein translation is MLRKKIFQQYERKTTRGTELYRIEALSDAVFAFSVSLLIMSLEVPKTFEELEFSIHHFLPFAATVSLVFFFWYLQNEYFRNYGLNDGFVIFLNLSLLVLILFYAFPLKFLFSVLLSWLTGFDYFHEVTVLGKTVLTQEEFPQLILFFSIGYAVIWFIFYLLYRHAYKNRTKLTFSMYETHYVRSQKQDAMVQMGIGLLSILFAWMDLPVWSGLCFLLIPLWLILHRYLFKRTVKKIAWLK
- a CDS encoding serine hydrolase domain-containing protein codes for the protein MRTRKFFLRSFFALIMLLLVAGVWYATKAFPVITGYFAKNLASGVYLQNRNAADVVTEDLAEFPFSICNYSVNDSDRSVTVSVWGFAKKKAIYRDGIGCTLINELSEEEIRKQVFNRAMIKRMNPDSIAWPNGDKLADTIPTEIDQQLLKQAVANVMQSNFNGKSSQTRAVVVLYNGQLVAEQYAPGFDKNTVMTGWSVAKSLTSAMIGLLVKEGNLKIDAPAPVPEWKNTAKEKITLRQLLQQTTGLAFEEDYTKPSEVTNMLFRKGDMAAFTAKLPLKHEPGTVFNYSSGNTNILSRIVRHAVGEEAYADFPYRSLFHKLNMYSIVLEPDASGTYVGSSYSYATARDFARFGLLYYNNGVWNGEQLLPADWVPQSIQPSAADKQKHYGFQFWLNGFSKEDVGKRWYPDVPADMFFADGYGGQDIYIIPSKKLVVVRLGLHVIDENKFLKEVIASIQH
- a CDS encoding YdeI/OmpD-associated family protein, with amino-acid sequence MARFKASIEIIGINPFVFVPEKILATVLQASGKEKGPIPIRGVINKNPYRQTLVKYAGHWRLYINTIMLKDSPKRIGETITISIEFDPEDRKLKMHPELEKALAKNKTAKENFKKLPSSRQQEIIRYISNLKTVESVERNITKAINFLSGNGSFVGRQSL
- a CDS encoding DUF695 domain-containing protein, whose protein sequence is MTPAKGKQGKDNMKLKLTDSWFNAESESKDNYFFLRGRDSLTNFIKSSLYNDRVEIIWPYSSLNGLFYPDDNESKLMALFEDSLVNKLEGDLHSILSFVYTGNGKRIWHWYTRSFQDFNKRLNLALSGFDKLPITIKRIHEPDWSEYLDAMRGSGLIK
- a CDS encoding acylphosphatase codes for the protein MQKTVAITVRGKVQGVWFRSYTLEKAQQLLLTGTVRNTPDGDVAVVATGTEDQLADFIEWCWMGSPKSKVTSVTVEDKELMKFEGFEVVR
- a CDS encoding RrF2 family transcriptional regulator, coding for MLSKKTQYAFQALSYMAQQKNNEPLLIADIAKKKKIPLKFLENILLLMRKDGILESKKGKGGGYYFKLKPSQIPLARVIRLLDGPIAPLSCVSLHFYERCKNCDEKHCGLHDMMIKVRDANLKILESKTVADIT
- a CDS encoding response regulator transcription factor, whose protein sequence is MSLHHYKIAIVDDHQIVIDGLHSLLKGYNQFEIVIESNHPETILPLLKKQEIDILLTDVMMPVLTGVELAKQVKKEFPSIKIIALSMNGEGSLVNQMIEESDISGYLLKNIGQTEFINALNKIAEGGIYFSDEVLQEMLKASERKQVSDENKLTNREVEIVRLIEQEYSNKKIAEELFLSERTVETHRKNIFRKTKTNSVIGLIKYAYEHKLV
- a CDS encoding tetratricopeptide repeat-containing sensor histidine kinase; this translates as MKKILFAGLLLAFSMSLKAQKNKSVIDSLEKLVVNSKDSQLVKIYNDLTWEYRLVNRDKAMQYGFKAIEQARKVNYPKGMAQAYNDLGILLFDQEKYDSAIAFYQLSGKIREQLNDGLGIAKVYNKIGIVYQKKGAFDKALENQLQALSLFTKHKNDIGISYSLNNIGILNQNLGRYDDAIKYQLQSIEIKEKLKDNYGLAGSFVNIANVYKIKGDDNKATTYYNKAITISRSIQDKEYLANALNNIGALYIKKQNYKEALAAINESLQLRKDLGDTKGQVSCMNNLGLVFHDQKQYDSSIAILQAALNIGKDAVNCLPEVNQTYLALSHSYESLNKNDEALAMFKFYASTKDSLFTDNLSQKFAELETKYETLEKEKEIQRQQYIIEKKNYWIIGIALSIVLLSLLAVSYYRRYKLKQEATMKQAVLEQQQLAASAVLKAEEKERQRIAKDLHDGVGQMMSAAKMNLSAFENELQFTSVDQKLSFERIIGLVDESCKEVRTVSHQMMPNMLLKSGLGKAVAEFLDKIDQKIIKVNLHVEGLQERLNEDVEIVLFRVLQECVNNVIKHSGASQLDIALIKDKDGISATIEDNGKGFDVQQIGDEGGIGLKNMKARIDYLNGTIDFDTAAGKGTLVAIHLPLTQTRIVEL